One Paraburkholderia agricolaris genomic region harbors:
- a CDS encoding aspartate/glutamate racemase family protein, with product MRIKLINPNTTQRMTEAMGRCAREVAAPGTEVIAVSPTMGPPSIEGYYDEALATPGLLAEVIAGEREGCDGYVIACFGDPGLYAARELARGPVIGIAEAAMHAASVLAPGFSVVTTLARTCGMAWHLAERYGMKRFCRNVRATDVAVLDLDKPGSAARRIILDECRRALEEDGSDAIVLGCAGMAELCAEIEDALGAPVIEGVTAALKWTEALVALRLSTAKRGDYARPLAKRYDGALEAFSPADVDPNPRPRRDSGARVAESANAAGLLRVNTTESPVEAALHIHPV from the coding sequence ATGCGCATCAAATTGATCAATCCAAATACGACGCAACGCATGACTGAAGCGATGGGCCGCTGCGCGCGGGAAGTCGCCGCGCCCGGCACCGAAGTGATCGCGGTCAGTCCGACAATGGGGCCGCCGTCGATTGAAGGCTATTACGACGAAGCGCTCGCGACGCCCGGGTTGCTGGCCGAGGTGATTGCCGGCGAGCGCGAGGGTTGCGACGGGTACGTGATCGCCTGCTTCGGCGACCCGGGGTTGTACGCCGCCCGCGAGTTGGCGCGCGGGCCGGTGATCGGCATCGCCGAAGCGGCGATGCACGCCGCGAGCGTGCTGGCGCCGGGGTTTTCGGTGGTGACCACGCTGGCGCGCACCTGCGGGATGGCGTGGCATCTCGCCGAGCGCTACGGCATGAAACGCTTCTGCCGCAATGTGCGCGCCACCGACGTCGCCGTGCTGGACCTGGATAAACCGGGTTCGGCGGCGCGCCGCATCATCCTCGACGAATGCCGGCGCGCGCTGGAGGAGGACGGCTCGGACGCGATCGTGCTCGGCTGCGCCGGCATGGCCGAATTGTGCGCGGAGATCGAGGATGCCCTCGGGGCACCGGTGATTGAAGGCGTGACGGCGGCGCTCAAATGGACGGAAGCGCTGGTCGCGCTGCGGCTGTCGACGGCCAAGCGTGGCGACTACGCCCGGCCGCTGGCCAAGCGTTATGACGGCGCGCTGGAAGCTTTCAGTCCGGCCGATGTGGACCCAAATCCCCGGCCGCGCCGCGATTCGGGTGCAAGAGTCGCGGAAAGCGCAAATGCGGCGGGTTTACTGCGGGTAAACACCACGGAAAGCCCGGTGGAGGCGGCTTTACACATACATCCAGTCTGA